Proteins encoded together in one Neobacillus sp. FSL H8-0543 window:
- a CDS encoding glycosyl hydrolase family 18 protein, giving the protein MAVHVVRSGESMWAISNLYGVPVQTIVTYNGLPSAGNIVPGLALYIPDNLPVVRTYQIKAGDQIWHLAQKFNTDLASILTANPGVNPNLLFIGQIINIPTTVKMEIATLGFIVPSSESTVIAILDQLASQLTYLAVVAYSFTNEGYAYNEIEDLVIVRRSLELNITPLLMIRNFTGVDFSPELVGNVLGNPTYRHNLVVSIVNLIKQRGFGGVSIDFEFIPPPQRQNFVLFLADLKKALGELILHVNVHAKTKDIPTNRIIGAYDYAAIGAVADIVAVMTIDYGYPGGPPDPVSPAWWIEQVIQYSITQINPRKLQIAMPLYGYDKVVGTNTTHALSVLAAQNLALSTGSPIQFDETAKSPWYRYWVNNVEHVVWFDDIRSFIEKYRLLDRYQLSGTTFWQISLPAPQNWAYLSRNITIVKE; this is encoded by the coding sequence ATGGCTGTTCATGTGGTTCGTTCAGGAGAAAGTATGTGGGCTATTTCAAACTTATACGGTGTACCAGTACAAACAATTGTAACGTACAATGGGTTACCTTCTGCTGGTAATATCGTCCCAGGCCTTGCACTCTATATTCCAGATAACCTGCCAGTAGTCCGCACCTATCAAATAAAAGCAGGAGATCAAATTTGGCATTTAGCACAAAAATTCAACACTGATCTCGCTAGCATTCTCACAGCAAATCCAGGGGTGAATCCGAATCTGCTTTTCATTGGTCAAATCATCAATATCCCAACGACTGTAAAAATGGAAATTGCCACACTTGGATTTATTGTTCCATCTTCAGAGAGTACAGTCATTGCGATACTTGATCAACTTGCTTCTCAATTAACTTACTTAGCGGTAGTAGCCTATTCATTTACAAATGAAGGATATGCTTACAATGAGATAGAGGATTTAGTGATCGTAAGACGTAGCCTTGAATTGAATATTACTCCTTTATTGATGATTCGAAACTTTACAGGGGTTGATTTTAGCCCTGAACTGGTAGGAAATGTGCTAGGAAATCCAACCTATCGCCACAATCTTGTGGTAAGTATCGTGAATTTAATAAAGCAAAGAGGATTTGGCGGTGTGAGCATTGACTTTGAATTTATCCCTCCACCGCAAAGGCAAAACTTTGTTTTATTTTTAGCAGATTTAAAAAAGGCATTAGGAGAACTAATTTTACATGTAAATGTTCATGCTAAAACAAAGGATATTCCAACGAATCGTATTATTGGTGCATATGATTATGCAGCAATCGGAGCGGTTGCAGACATTGTTGCTGTTATGACAATTGATTATGGTTACCCAGGCGGCCCGCCAGATCCTGTCTCACCAGCCTGGTGGATTGAGCAAGTTATCCAATACTCCATCACACAAATTAATCCTCGTAAACTACAGATTGCAATGCCATTGTATGGTTACGATAAAGTTGTAGGGACAAATACTACACACGCCTTGTCCGTACTTGCTGCACAAAATCTGGCGTTATCAACCGGTTCTCCCATACAATTTGACGAAACCGCAAAGTCACCATGGTATCGATATTGGGTAAACAATGTAGAGCATGTCGTTTGGTTCGATGACATTCGCAGTTTTATCGAGAAATATCGGTTACTTGACAGGTATCAGCTATCGGGAACAACCTTTTGGCAAATCAGTTTGCCGGCACCACAAAATTGGGCATATTTGTCTAGGAATATAACAATTGTGAAAGAATAG
- a CDS encoding polynucleotide kinase-phosphatase: protein MTTVNLPPAGIVLLIGPSNSGKTTLVNQLIQEGQILESEVLSSDQFRVLVSDIEFISWNQRSKEEANALYDEYQQISKEAFETIDFVLAKRCRLNKLTFVDATHLRDYEREKYIQMARKYHVPAIAIVLNISETELIRRDAGRDFPRGRNRIKQQYQHFKTTLRTIKKEAFRLTYIVGEEEIQVLNVKRLDNPLVIDVGTGIDFIGDIHGCFEEFIEILIKLGYAENGEGYFIHPEGRRILSLGDVMSRGPRSLETLQFFQKHVAAGLAFMIDSNHGWKIARWLDGKNVTLTHGDENVATEFEEYEAKFGNEATLLLKEQIKDLLLGAKSHYILQKNGVNVAVAVHAGIRDHYIGKQSQRISDFCRYGDTDGHDENGKPIRKDWTSGHKSSELILWGHEPKPQPLMVNNTLNIDQGVVFGGNLTAYRYPERKIFSVKAKADYAKVVDNPLKEWERKRLNPPNIAKFLEGYTVLTEQYGEVQIYADGAIPALDDLSHYTIPIEEMVYLPPTMSPTPKPSGLDGYLEHPVEAFEYYQANGVETMVVEKKHMGSRGILCLYKNRQAGQEYVGRATLGMIYTRKGRAFFKKELEEQIVTALNEDLVKSGYFEKYNTDFVLLDAEILPWNLKAKELILNQYAHVGEMALLDRSKLSDELQKAYYSGKEVLKWIHQNDKKVENARIFNEVYQKYCWETEGLEGIQIAPFHTLAHSTETFFHKPHIWHMEKNKEFSQLSRLFVETEYRVVSDEASKKAAIEWWEEITESGHEGFVVKPEIYVARRKGKLLQPAIKVRGRKYLHIIYGMDYLLPENLARLKQRNTGKKQRNALKEFSLGIEAVNRFVHRESLERVHECVLGVLALEAEPIDPRL from the coding sequence ATGACAACAGTAAATTTGCCTCCTGCGGGCATCGTCCTGCTTATAGGGCCCTCTAATTCTGGAAAAACAACATTAGTTAACCAATTAATTCAAGAAGGACAGATTTTAGAATCGGAAGTGCTAAGCTCAGATCAATTCCGCGTTCTTGTTAGTGACATTGAATTTATTAGTTGGAATCAGCGTTCGAAAGAGGAAGCGAATGCACTTTACGATGAGTATCAGCAAATTTCGAAAGAAGCTTTTGAAACTATCGATTTTGTCCTTGCTAAACGCTGTCGGCTAAATAAATTAACCTTTGTTGATGCAACTCATTTACGAGATTATGAACGGGAAAAATATATCCAAATGGCAAGGAAATATCATGTACCAGCGATTGCTATTGTGCTAAATATATCAGAAACAGAGTTGATTCGCCGTGATGCGGGGAGGGATTTCCCTCGGGGGAGAAACCGAATTAAGCAGCAGTATCAGCATTTTAAAACGACACTACGAACCATAAAAAAAGAAGCTTTTCGACTTACCTACATTGTTGGTGAAGAAGAAATACAAGTATTAAATGTGAAACGACTAGACAATCCATTAGTTATTGACGTTGGCACAGGGATTGATTTTATCGGTGATATTCACGGCTGCTTTGAAGAATTTATCGAAATCTTGATAAAGCTTGGATATGCAGAAAACGGGGAGGGATATTTTATCCATCCTGAAGGTCGGAGAATCCTTTCACTCGGAGACGTGATGAGTCGCGGTCCACGTTCACTTGAGACATTACAATTTTTCCAAAAGCATGTGGCAGCAGGTCTAGCCTTTATGATTGACAGTAACCATGGCTGGAAAATTGCCCGCTGGCTGGATGGGAAAAATGTTACGCTGACACATGGGGATGAAAACGTTGCAACGGAGTTTGAGGAATACGAAGCGAAGTTTGGAAATGAAGCGACCTTGCTTTTAAAGGAACAAATAAAGGACTTACTACTTGGCGCTAAGTCACATTACATCCTCCAGAAAAACGGGGTAAATGTTGCGGTTGCAGTCCATGCGGGTATCCGGGATCATTATATCGGTAAACAATCACAGCGGATATCTGATTTTTGCCGTTACGGAGATACTGATGGTCATGATGAAAATGGAAAGCCTATCCGCAAAGATTGGACAAGCGGCCATAAATCGAGTGAACTCATTCTTTGGGGACATGAACCAAAACCGCAGCCTTTAATGGTAAATAACACCCTCAATATTGATCAAGGTGTGGTTTTCGGCGGCAATCTAACAGCTTATCGTTATCCAGAAAGAAAGATTTTCTCTGTTAAAGCAAAAGCCGATTATGCAAAAGTAGTGGATAATCCTTTAAAGGAATGGGAACGTAAACGTCTGAATCCGCCTAATATTGCAAAATTCCTAGAGGGATACACCGTTTTAACTGAGCAGTATGGGGAGGTTCAGATTTACGCAGATGGTGCCATTCCAGCTTTGGATGATCTGTCTCATTACACTATACCGATTGAAGAAATGGTCTATCTCCCACCAACCATGAGCCCTACCCCAAAACCATCAGGCTTAGATGGCTACCTCGAGCATCCGGTGGAAGCGTTTGAATACTATCAAGCCAATGGCGTTGAAACGATGGTTGTCGAGAAAAAGCATATGGGTAGCAGAGGAATCTTGTGTTTATATAAAAACAGGCAAGCGGGCCAGGAGTATGTCGGCCGGGCAACGTTGGGAATGATTTATACCCGAAAAGGACGTGCATTTTTCAAAAAAGAACTAGAAGAGCAAATTGTAACAGCTTTAAATGAGGACTTAGTTAAGAGCGGTTATTTTGAAAAATACAACACAGACTTTGTGTTACTTGATGCGGAAATTCTGCCGTGGAATTTAAAAGCAAAAGAGTTAATCCTAAATCAGTATGCACATGTTGGTGAAATGGCATTGCTAGATCGTAGTAAGTTGAGCGATGAGCTCCAAAAAGCCTATTACAGTGGCAAAGAGGTTTTAAAGTGGATCCATCAAAACGATAAAAAGGTTGAAAATGCAAGGATTTTTAATGAGGTCTATCAGAAATATTGCTGGGAAACGGAAGGATTGGAAGGAATTCAAATTGCCCCTTTCCATACGTTGGCACATAGCACGGAAACATTTTTTCATAAGCCGCATATTTGGCATATGGAAAAGAACAAAGAATTTAGCCAACTGTCACGTTTGTTTGTGGAAACAGAATATCGGGTAGTTTCTGACGAAGCTTCAAAGAAAGCAGCCATTGAGTGGTGGGAAGAAATAACAGAAAGCGGTCATGAAGGTTTTGTTGTCAAGCCTGAAATCTACGTGGCACGTCGAAAAGGCAAGCTGCTGCAACCCGCAATTAAAGTGAGGGGTCGTAAGTATCTTCATATCATTTATGGCATGGACTATTTACTACCAGAGAACCTCGCGCGTCTTAAGCAGCGGAATACAGGGAAGAAACAACGAAATGCTTTGAAGGAATTCTCGTTAGGTATTGAAGCGGTTAATCGGTTTGTACACAGAGAATCGTTAGAACGTGTTCATGAATGTGTGTTAGGAGTTTTGGCATTAGAAGCTGAACCAATTGATCCGCGATTATAA